The Mytilus galloprovincialis chromosome 7, xbMytGall1.hap1.1, whole genome shotgun sequence genome has a window encoding:
- the LOC143082789 gene encoding uncharacterized protein LOC143082789, translating into MSNAKPNVYTNSSFRSDIMDSEYEEVVVDYQSLVYDDARSVQKADPSNVVRSTLQNSPQRKAVTHSHQKIQISLPLLFLIIICSLIAIILTGVVTFFITKDTLPERQYAEKQACYWSSWSFWSKCSTSCGNGTQVRIRQQMNNTRLCSYNETHDDKICYRGKCPGDDVLIDMKFSRTALFKYWFISADKKILSNVHTHDTSSSDDAQLQNYRGTISNTCVANNEIIYYEVNYTYTVVKTITGDTLVLELGLADRSKVDINHSVAFQNVGGWSFFLAKIINSDKVNLFSHNGSSRLTLKSISDVTAGTKIQGKFKLSINRRRHEFSLKQDDSIFHVFKNVTSSKKLCPVFAVYNPDLVHVKLQLINSRDFTRYQL; encoded by the exons ATGTCAAATGCTAAGCCAAATGTTTATACGAACAGCAGTTTTAGATCGGATATAATGGATTCAGAGTATGAAGAGGTGGTCGTAGACTATCAATCATTAGTGTACGATGATGCACGTTCAGTACAAAAGGCAGATCCTTCCAATGTTGTCCGTTCTACGCTTCAAAATAGTCCACAAAGAAAAGCAGTCACTCATAGTCATCAGAAGATTCAAATCTCACTACCGTTGTTATTTCTTATCATTATATGTTCTTTAATTGCAATCATTCTAACAGGTGTTGTAACATTCTTCATAACAAAGGACACACTACCAGAACGACAGT atgCAGAAAAACAAGCTTGTTACTGGTCGTCCTGGAGCTTTTGGTCTAAATGCAGTACTTCTTGTGGAAACGGAACACAAGTCAGAATAAGACAACAAATGAATAATACTAGGCTTTGTAGTTACAATGAAACGCATGATGATAAGATATGTTACAGAGGAAAATGTCCAG GTGACGACGTTCTGATAGACATGAAATTTAGTCGAACAGCGTTGTTTAAGTACTGGTTTATATCAGCTGATAAAAAAATTCTTAGTAATGTCCATACCCACGACACTTCAAGCAGTGATGATGCACAATTACAGAATTATCGGGGAACCATTTCAAACACGTGTGTAGcaaacaatgaaataatttaCTATGAAGTGAACTATACTTACACAGTAGTTAAGACCATTACTGGAGACACTTTGGTTCTAGAGTTAGGTTTGGCCGATCGATCCAAGGTAGACATTAACCATTCTGTTGCGTTTCAAAATGTTGGTGGATGGTCTTTCTttcttgctaaaataataaatagtgATAAAGTTAACTTGTTTTCTCACAATGGTTCTTCGCGGTTGACATTAAAATCAATCAGTGATGTTACAGCAGGCACAAAAATTCAAGGAAAATTTAAATTGTCTATAAACAGACGAAGACATGAATTTTCGTTGAAACAAGATGATTCGATATTCCATGTCTTTAAGAATGTGACATCAAGTAAGAAGCTTTGTCCTGTATTTGCGGTGTACAATCCTGATTTGGTTCACGTCAAATTGCAGTTAATAAATTCTCGTGACTTCACTCGTTACCAATTGTAA